In Streptomyces dangxiongensis, one DNA window encodes the following:
- a CDS encoding GH92 family glycosyl hydrolase, which produces MRLRPTSLLLAALLATAGTATPAVAAPAAPPRLVQDPTPYVDPLIGTGNGGDVFPGAVVPFGMLSWSPENTRGDATRTAAPGGYQYDATRIRGFGLTHMSGTGCAGGSGDIPFFPYAGEVTSSPASDTKNAVYASGFTHADETAEPGHYKVTLASGVTADLTATARTGSARFTFPAGAPASLLVRTADSEVGSEDSTVSIDPDARTVSGSVTSGNFCGYLDPEGRRAYYTLHFTARFDRAFRALGTWHDDTLRPGSREASGGTGGFSHGGRPVVGRGAGGYVEFAPGDGPVNAQVGISYVSGAAAEANLAAENPPGRAFGAVRDAARRAWRKRLGAVRVGGGTEAERTTFYTALYHASLHPNVISDTDGGYRGADGRVHTVGGARPGGAGGRDPSGHRRHAQYGTFSGWDVYRDQLQLLTLLDPDTGSDIARSLHTLARQNHGVWDRWLHGGSGTHVMNGDPAPTALAGIHAFGGTGFDLKGALRSLVRAATVATPQDLSAAGRPVLSVGQRPSLDKYLKLHYMPSVSNAWSGAAETLEMSTADFAVSQLARAAGERRTEADFARRAQWWQNSLDIAAAPSGAYMADRRADGSWVTGFTPDTGRGFVEGTAAQYTWMVPHDPAGLFAALGGRDRALARLDDFFHDADGGWAFTGGGGTKAELDNEPSINVPYLYDYAGAPYRTQETVRAAMRRLWSDRPGGIPGNDDLGAMSAWYVFSALGMYPQVPSRAELVLASPLFERVEISRPHGNDISVHAPGAAADAPYVRSLRVDGRPGDRPWLPASFVRDGGRLDYTLGRTPNRAWGVDSPPPSFRQGEQPYQIGVGPTAATLAPGDSTTVGVRALSLTGGTGPRVRFRVEAPAGITATPARGTVTDGAREITLTAARNAEQGFADVRVMVTSGGASYRQPVSLTVAAPGTLLAAYDGTGVSDDSGDRDEADFDGGGWSYSRQALAAAGLTGGARGTVDGLGFTWPDSPGGRPDNASAAGQTVRLPAPAERLAFVGSAANGDRSSEATVTYTDGTTGTVDLSFTDWTVGGGGGAVRYGNEVVARTAYRNVAGADKDPVATYVFATSPYRAPAGRTIRSVTLPRDRDLHVFALATG; this is translated from the coding sequence ATGCGTTTACGACCCACGTCCCTGCTGCTGGCCGCGCTCCTGGCGACCGCCGGCACCGCAACCCCCGCCGTCGCGGCGCCCGCCGCGCCACCCCGCCTCGTCCAGGACCCCACGCCGTACGTCGATCCGCTGATCGGCACCGGCAACGGCGGCGACGTCTTCCCGGGCGCCGTCGTGCCGTTCGGCATGCTCTCCTGGAGTCCGGAGAACACCCGCGGCGACGCGACGAGAACGGCCGCCCCGGGCGGCTACCAGTACGACGCCACCCGTATCCGGGGCTTCGGCCTCACCCACATGTCCGGCACCGGCTGCGCCGGCGGCAGCGGCGACATCCCGTTCTTCCCGTACGCCGGCGAGGTCACCTCCTCCCCGGCGAGCGACACGAAGAACGCCGTCTACGCGTCCGGGTTCACCCACGCCGACGAGACGGCCGAGCCCGGCCACTACAAGGTCACCCTGGCCTCCGGCGTCACCGCCGACCTCACCGCCACCGCCCGCACCGGCTCCGCCCGCTTCACGTTCCCGGCCGGCGCACCCGCCTCCCTGCTCGTGCGCACCGCCGACTCCGAGGTGGGGTCCGAGGACTCGACGGTCTCGATCGACCCGGACGCCCGCACCGTCTCCGGCTCGGTCACCTCCGGGAACTTCTGCGGCTATCTCGATCCCGAGGGCCGGCGCGCCTACTACACCCTGCACTTCACCGCCCGCTTCGACCGCGCCTTCCGGGCCCTCGGGACCTGGCACGACGACACGCTCCGGCCCGGGTCCCGGGAGGCGTCCGGCGGCACCGGCGGCTTCTCGCACGGCGGCCGGCCCGTCGTGGGCAGGGGCGCCGGCGGATACGTGGAGTTCGCGCCCGGCGACGGTCCGGTGAACGCCCAGGTCGGCATCTCCTACGTCAGCGGGGCGGCGGCCGAGGCCAACCTCGCCGCCGAGAATCCGCCGGGCCGCGCATTCGGCGCCGTCCGCGACGCGGCCCGGCGCGCCTGGCGGAAGCGGCTGGGCGCAGTCCGGGTCGGCGGCGGCACGGAGGCCGAGCGCACCACCTTCTACACCGCGCTGTACCACGCGTCGCTGCACCCCAACGTCATCAGCGACACCGACGGCGGGTACCGCGGCGCCGACGGCCGCGTGCACACCGTCGGCGGCGCCCGCCCCGGCGGCGCCGGCGGACGGGACCCGTCCGGGCACCGCCGGCACGCCCAGTACGGCACCTTCTCCGGTTGGGACGTCTACCGCGACCAGCTCCAGCTCCTCACCCTCCTCGACCCGGACACCGGCTCCGACATCGCCCGGTCGCTCCACACCCTTGCCCGGCAGAACCACGGTGTCTGGGACCGCTGGCTGCACGGCGGGAGCGGCACCCACGTCATGAACGGCGACCCCGCGCCGACCGCGCTGGCCGGCATCCACGCCTTCGGCGGGACCGGGTTCGACCTGAAGGGCGCCCTGCGCTCGCTGGTCAGGGCTGCGACCGTGGCCACCCCGCAGGACCTGTCTGCGGCCGGCAGACCCGTGCTGTCCGTGGGCCAGCGTCCCTCGCTCGACAAGTACCTGAAGCTGCACTACATGCCCAGCGTGTCCAACGCCTGGAGCGGGGCCGCGGAGACCCTGGAGATGTCCACCGCGGACTTCGCCGTCTCCCAGCTCGCCCGGGCGGCGGGGGAGAGGCGCACGGAGGCGGACTTCGCCCGCCGCGCGCAGTGGTGGCAGAACAGCCTCGACATCGCCGCCGCCCCCTCCGGCGCCTACATGGCCGACCGCAGGGCCGACGGAAGCTGGGTGACCGGCTTCACCCCGGACACCGGACGCGGCTTCGTGGAGGGCACGGCCGCCCAGTACACCTGGATGGTCCCGCACGACCCGGCGGGCCTCTTCGCCGCGCTCGGCGGCCGGGACCGGGCCCTGGCCCGGCTGGACGACTTCTTCCACGACGCCGACGGCGGCTGGGCGTTCACCGGCGGTGGCGGCACCAAGGCGGAGCTGGACAACGAGCCGTCGATCAACGTCCCCTACCTGTACGACTACGCGGGCGCCCCCTACAGGACGCAGGAGACCGTCCGTGCGGCGATGCGGCGGCTCTGGTCCGACCGGCCCGGCGGCATCCCCGGCAACGACGACCTGGGCGCGATGTCGGCCTGGTACGTCTTCTCGGCCCTCGGCATGTACCCGCAGGTGCCCTCCAGGGCCGAACTGGTCCTCGCCTCACCGCTGTTCGAGCGCGTCGAGATCAGCCGGCCGCACGGCAACGACATCTCCGTGCACGCGCCGGGAGCGGCGGCCGACGCACCGTACGTCAGGTCCCTGCGGGTCGACGGCCGCCCCGGTGACCGCCCCTGGCTGCCCGCGTCCTTCGTCCGGGACGGCGGCCGGCTCGACTACACCCTGGGCCGCACCCCGAACCGCGCCTGGGGCGTGGACAGCCCGCCGCCGTCCTTCCGGCAGGGCGAGCAGCCGTACCAGATCGGTGTCGGCCCCACCGCAGCCACTCTCGCGCCCGGCGACAGCACCACGGTCGGCGTCCGCGCGCTGTCCCTGACCGGCGGCACCGGCCCGCGGGTGCGCTTCCGGGTCGAGGCCCCGGCCGGGATCACGGCCACGCCCGCGCGGGGCACGGTCACCGACGGTGCCCGGGAGATCACGCTCACGGCGGCCCGGAACGCCGAGCAGGGCTTCGCCGACGTCAGGGTCATGGTGACCTCGGGCGGCGCCTCCTACCGGCAGCCGGTGTCCCTCACCGTGGCCGCCCCGGGCACGCTCCTCGCCGCCTACGACGGCACCGGCGTCTCCGACGACTCCGGTGACCGCGACGAGGCCGACTTCGACGGCGGCGGCTGGAGCTACTCACGCCAGGCGCTCGCCGCCGCCGGGCTCACCGGGGGCGCCCGGGGCACCGTCGACGGGCTGGGGTTCACCTGGCCCGACTCACCCGGTGGCCGCCCCGACAACGCCTCCGCGGCCGGGCAGACCGTCCGGCTGCCGGCGCCCGCGGAGCGGCTGGCCTTCGTCGGCAGCGCGGCCAACGGAGACCGGAGCTCCGAAGCCACCGTCACCTACACCGACGGCACCACCGGCACCGTCGACCTGTCCTTCACCGACTGGACCGTGGGCGGCGGGGGCGGCGCCGTGCGGTACGGCAACGAGGTCGTCGCCAGGACCGCGTACCGCAACGTCGCGGGCGCGGACAAGGACCCGGTGGCGACGTACGTGTTCGCCACCAGCCCGTACCGGGCCCCGGCGGGCAGAACGATCCGGAGCGTCACGCTGCCGCGCGACCGGGACCTGCACGTGTTCGCCCTCGCGACGGGCTGA